GTGTTATGCATATACATAGCGCCAAAACGAAGCAGAAGTGAACCAAGGAAGATGAAAAGAGTAATCTGCCAGCCATAAATCGTAAAGAAAGGCAGGTTAGGACTAAGATTTCCAAATTTTAGTACTGAATCAATGATTACGCCTGCAATAACAGGAGAAAAGCCTATGAATAAGAAAATGGCATCTTTTCTGTTTTCTTTATCAATAAGGGCTTTGATAAGCCGTGGGATACTGAAGGCAAATTGTATTGATGCAAAAAAATATAAGATAGGCATAAAATTATTAAGACTTTTTGTTGAAGTACGGGTAAAACCCCAGATTAAGGGAATAATATATATAATAAGTCTTGCAATGATAATAGCAGGAGGATTTTTTTCCTTTAAGTATGCAATGATAAATGAATTTGCAAAATATATTGTTGTAGCAGAACCTCCATAAAGGAAAAGGCGAATTACCCATGTATAAGAAAGCCATGTCGGTTTTGCCCATAAAATCTCTGAAAGGAAGAAAGGAAGGAGGAATAGAATGGTATTTAGATTTAATAGTGCGAAGAACAGATATACATTACGATTTTCATAATTTTTCATTACTACATAAAGGAAAATATAGATAAAGAAGATTACGAGCATGATTGCGGCAAAAGAAAGAATAATCTTTGCATTAAAGAAATTAATTCTTTCGCTTGCAGTATAAATATCCGGACGCTCTCCAAGATACATTTTTGTTGCAACACTTCCGAAGGCATCTGGCCATACTTTTATGAGAACTGTATTTATTCCAACCTGATCAAGATTTGATTTAGAGAACATAAAGTACTGGCCGGTAAAGCCTGCACTGTTTGCAGCCGGAGGAAATTCTCCGTATTGTCTTATGCTTATATTATTTAAGAAAAGAAGATCTGCACCACGAATATAGCCGATGTAAAGTCCAAGATCACGGTATCTAAGGTCTTCCGGAAGAACAAATTGTATTTTCAGCCAGATATAATTATCTTTATTTTCAAGAACCTTGATAAGGTTGCTCATATTTTTTTTGCTGAGAGGTTTAAAATCAAAGGTGAGTGGTAATACATCTCCAAGTTCATATTCTGGAGGTGTTTCAAGATATGATACAAAATTGGAAACGTCGTATCGTGCAGTTTTGTTATTACTGCTGCAGGCAGAGAAGGTGAATACTGTTATCAGAATGATAAAAACTGCTAAAACAGACCGTTTCATCTAAAATAACAGTATAAACCATAA
The Treponema bryantii DNA segment above includes these coding regions:
- a CDS encoding SpoIIE family protein phosphatase; this encodes MKRSVLAVFIILITVFTFSACSSNNKTARYDVSNFVSYLETPPEYELGDVLPLTFDFKPLSKKNMSNLIKVLENKDNYIWLKIQFVLPEDLRYRDLGLYIGYIRGADLLFLNNISIRQYGEFPPAANSAGFTGQYFMFSKSNLDQVGINTVLIKVWPDAFGSVATKMYLGERPDIYTASERINFFNAKIILSFAAIMLVIFFIYIFLYVVMKNYENRNVYLFFALLNLNTILFLLPFFLSEILWAKPTWLSYTWVIRLFLYGGSATTIYFANSFIIAYLKEKNPPAIIIARLIIYIIPLIWGFTRTSTKSLNNFMPILYFFASIQFAFSIPRLIKALIDKENRKDAIFLFIGFSPVIAGVIIDSVLKFGNLSPNLPFFTIYGWQITLFIFLGSLLLRFGAMYMHNTELNIKLADFTNHLEDVVAIRTKELSEANYVLSKGLETVAHVQKNFLPSKNRVFRGWDLAISYNAVDNNVSGDLYDYYFSDGILDGMGIFDVSGHGIPAGLMTILAKSIISQHFITGKNQEESISNVLKDINKSYIKEKVDVENYITGLLFRFSEFNKKDVCSVEFANAGHPYPLLYSAAENKVIELKPENEKQYGILGVEGLDVSFPPISFRASPDDIIICYTDGLTDCTNSSGKDFTKERIIKTLQDYHHESAIMIMNRIMDKFFDFIGHEKYKDDITLIVLKRSNSKDYIEEI